A genomic region of Trichothermofontia sichuanensis B231 contains the following coding sequences:
- a CDS encoding two-partner secretion domain-containing protein gives MSSPLPPTLLVILTVPGLWLLLSTPSSGQVIPDHSLGSENSVVQPAVINGMPSDRIEGGASRGSHLFHSFQDFNVGENRGVYFANPTGIENILSRVTGANRSNILGTLGVLGTANLFLINPNGIVFGPNARLDLAGSFVGSTADRVVFDNFEFSASNPAPPPLLAINIPIGLRFRDNPAPILVQSRSPGLAIQPDQTLALVGGDLTFDRAQLSATVAQIELASVATNEQVGLDFSDNFLTLAPTTVQQFRDTQLLQGSTITITDGGNINLYSRNLTLLGDSKIDANALGEKTGGSINLQLTERLTMVGGNIAAQVAAGATGSGGDITIAAPEVHLSEGAQINVDTFGQGNAGNLTVTADRITAIGEDGGGFPSGLFASVQSGATGQGGSLDITTGDLTLLDGAQMFADTFGDGDAGSLVVRAARSITLDGVAADGSTSTLSARVNAEATGDGGDLILTTPQLTLSNGGLIAVDTFGQGESGNLSVTADRITIAGTTPDGATASGLYAQVNPGGIGNGGNLDITTQQLQISQGGQISVSTFGIGNGGNLTLQAQTIDLQDSPSGLYAQVNAEARGQAGLMTIATDRLRVANGATIAASTAGEGDAGSIALTANDVEISGRGSFLGAQVNTGATGRGGDTTLTTQRLVLRDGGRISADTFAQGDAGNLVINASDCVQVDGIDTFLTADVGAEATGTGGNLEITTNRLEITGGGIVGAGTFGQGNAGRVLIRATDAVIVRDRVQDGENLSSSRLRARVGAEATGTGGSLQIETGRLLITDGAEVTASTFGRGDAGSLQVIATDGVEIAGDGSFLGAQVNPAATGNGGDTLIQTPRLFLRNGGRISADTFGFGDAGNLTIASDYLEVAGANTFLTADVNAEATGTGGNLLIQTGRLEVKDGARIGASTFGQGDAGFVQIEASDAIVLQGQVPDGVSTRITAEVRDEATGAGGDLLITTPRLQLRDGAQISAGTFGAGDAGNLVVQAGEIDLQGNSANARTSSGLYAQVERNATGAGGNLLIEADRLRARDGGQVSVATFGAGDAGNLVIVADRIDLQGETSDGNTPSGLFATVESGAIGNGGNLALQTRQLTLRDGARISVSTAGAGNAGSLTIEATESMQVLGEAVDGTVSLVTAQVDTGATGRGGDLTIMTPLLQVRDGAQISASTEGEGDAGNLLVAADTVELTGKNSTGFAPSALLARVETGATGEGGNLAVVGDRLRLTGGAQIGVDTFGEGNGGNLAILAQQAIDLADSSLITASVQADALGDAGNLSVETDRLTLNSGAQILAATFGFGNAGNVEVEARDHIRLVGQSPNGFPTGLFATVEPSGFGTAGSLTARTGILRVEDGAQISVSDTSGFSSAGDLRITADSIRLNRNASLRAETSTGSQGNITLQAQDIQLRRHSNITTNAIGTATGGNITIATGVLAALENSDITANAQESFGGRVIINAQGILGTEFRTQATPTSDITATSELGPAFSGIVEIQTPEIDPSQGLVELPENVVDPAALIAANACVQGQDSEFVITGRGGLPPTPQELLAQGEAPLTWIEPVTPRSHRVSPGESTPRHRAELSTPRHEDTKIRRTERPAIVPAQGWVVTDRGEILLVANQRDINIPTPITPPAAHRLAPQSAACPPPR, from the coding sequence ATGTCTTCGCCCCTGCCCCCTACCCTCCTGGTAATCCTGACCGTTCCAGGTTTATGGTTACTCCTGAGCACCCCCAGTTCTGGGCAGGTCATCCCCGATCACAGCCTGGGGTCAGAAAACTCCGTTGTGCAACCGGCGGTCATTAACGGCATGCCCAGCGATCGCATAGAGGGCGGGGCTAGCCGGGGCAGCCATTTATTCCACAGCTTCCAAGACTTTAATGTGGGGGAGAATCGCGGGGTCTATTTCGCCAACCCGACGGGGATTGAGAATATTCTCAGCCGGGTAACGGGGGCCAATCGCTCCAATATTTTGGGCACTCTAGGCGTTTTGGGCACTGCTAACCTGTTTTTGATTAACCCGAATGGTATTGTTTTTGGTCCCAACGCCCGCCTTGATCTGGCCGGTTCATTTGTCGGGTCAACGGCTGATCGGGTTGTCTTCGATAATTTTGAATTCAGCGCCAGCAACCCAGCGCCACCCCCACTGTTAGCGATTAATATCCCGATCGGGCTGCGCTTCCGCGATAACCCCGCCCCAATTCTGGTCCAATCCCGCTCTCCAGGTTTAGCCATTCAACCGGATCAGACCCTAGCCCTAGTCGGGGGAGATCTCACCTTCGATCGCGCTCAACTATCAGCAACCGTTGCTCAGATCGAATTAGCTAGTGTTGCTACCAACGAACAAGTGGGTCTGGATTTTAGCGATAATTTTCTCACCCTTGCGCCCACAACGGTCCAACAATTTCGCGACACCCAACTGCTCCAGGGAAGCACGATCACCATCACCGATGGCGGCAATATCAATCTCTATAGCCGCAACTTAACCCTCTTGGGAGATTCCAAAATTGATGCCAATGCCCTAGGAGAGAAGACCGGGGGCAGCATTAACCTCCAGCTGACCGAACGCTTAACAATGGTCGGGGGGAATATTGCCGCCCAGGTGGCTGCCGGAGCAACTGGCAGTGGCGGGGATATCACGATCGCTGCCCCGGAAGTCCACCTCAGCGAGGGGGCACAAATTAACGTCGATACCTTTGGTCAGGGGAATGCGGGCAATTTAACGGTCACGGCGGACCGGATCACGGCGATCGGAGAAGATGGGGGGGGATTTCCGAGTGGGCTGTTTGCCTCGGTGCAGTCGGGGGCAACGGGCCAGGGCGGTAGCCTCGATATCACCACGGGCGACCTCACCCTCCTTGACGGTGCCCAGATGTTTGCAGATACCTTTGGCGATGGCGATGCGGGCAGTCTGGTGGTCCGGGCGGCACGATCGATCACCCTGGATGGAGTGGCTGCCGATGGCTCGACCAGTACCCTGTCTGCCCGTGTTAATGCCGAAGCAACGGGGGATGGGGGCGATCTGATCCTCACCACCCCCCAATTAACCCTAAGTAATGGCGGGCTGATTGCCGTCGACACCTTTGGGCAGGGGGAGTCAGGCAACCTGAGCGTTACTGCCGATCGCATCACGATCGCGGGGACCACACCGGATGGAGCTACCGCCAGTGGCCTCTACGCCCAGGTGAATCCGGGGGGGATTGGCAATGGCGGCAATTTGGATATCACCACTCAGCAGTTACAGATTAGCCAGGGGGGCCAGATTTCGGTGAGTACCTTTGGCATCGGTAACGGGGGCAACCTCACGCTGCAGGCGCAAACGATCGACCTTCAGGATAGTCCCAGTGGCCTCTATGCCCAGGTCAATGCCGAAGCACGGGGGCAAGCGGGCCTGATGACGATCGCCACTGATCGCCTGCGCGTTGCCAATGGCGCGACGATCGCGGCCAGCACAGCGGGTGAGGGGGATGCGGGCAGTATTGCCCTCACTGCCAATGACGTGGAGATTAGTGGCCGGGGGAGTTTTCTGGGTGCCCAGGTTAATACCGGGGCCACGGGACGTGGGGGAGACACCACCCTTACCACCCAGCGCCTTGTCCTGCGCGACGGCGGTCGGATCTCGGCAGATACCTTTGCCCAAGGGGATGCCGGAAATTTGGTCATCAATGCCAGCGATTGCGTGCAAGTGGACGGCATCGATACCTTCCTCACCGCTGATGTTGGTGCGGAAGCGACGGGCACCGGCGGCAACCTGGAAATTACCACTAACCGCTTGGAAATTACCGGAGGCGGGATCGTGGGCGCGGGTACCTTCGGCCAGGGGAATGCCGGTAGGGTTCTGATCCGGGCGACCGATGCGGTCATTGTGCGTGATCGCGTTCAGGACGGTGAAAACCTCAGCAGCAGCCGCCTGCGTGCCCGGGTGGGGGCTGAGGCCACGGGAACTGGGGGGAGTCTGCAAATTGAAACCGGACGCCTACTGATTACTGATGGGGCGGAAGTGACGGCCAGTACCTTTGGCCGGGGGGATGCCGGGAGCTTGCAAGTCATAGCCACCGATGGGGTGGAGATTGCTGGGGATGGTAGTTTCCTGGGTGCTCAAGTGAACCCAGCGGCAACCGGCAACGGTGGCGATACCTTGATCCAAACCCCGCGCCTCTTCCTGCGTAACGGTGGGCGCATTTCCGCTGATACCTTTGGGTTTGGCGATGCGGGTAATTTAACGATCGCCAGTGATTACCTGGAAGTTGCCGGGGCCAATACTTTCCTCACCGCTGATGTCAATGCGGAGGCTACAGGGACTGGGGGAAACCTCCTAATTCAGACCGGACGCTTAGAAGTTAAGGATGGAGCACGGATTGGCGCCAGTACCTTTGGCCAGGGAGATGCTGGATTTGTCCAGATTGAGGCCAGTGACGCAATCGTGCTCCAGGGCCAAGTTCCGGATGGGGTCTCTACCCGCATTACTGCTGAAGTCCGAGACGAGGCCACCGGGGCTGGGGGCGATTTGCTGATCACCACCCCCCGTTTGCAGTTGCGCGACGGTGCCCAAATCTCAGCAGGAACCTTTGGCGCTGGAGATGCGGGGAATTTAGTCGTCCAGGCGGGCGAGATTGATCTGCAAGGTAACTCGGCGAATGCCCGTACCTCCAGTGGTCTCTATGCCCAGGTTGAAAGGAATGCCACGGGCGCTGGCGGCAACCTGTTGATCGAAGCTGATCGCCTGCGGGCTAGGGACGGGGGCCAAGTGAGTGTGGCCACCTTTGGGGCCGGGGATGCCGGGAATTTGGTGATCGTAGCCGATCGCATTGACTTGCAGGGGGAAACCAGTGATGGCAATACGCCTAGCGGCCTGTTTGCTACGGTCGAGTCGGGGGCGATCGGCAACGGCGGCAACCTGGCGCTCCAGACACGTCAACTGACCCTCCGCGACGGTGCCCGGATTTCTGTGAGTACGGCGGGGGCAGGCAACGCCGGGAGCTTGACGATTGAAGCCACGGAATCGATGCAGGTGCTGGGGGAAGCTGTTGATGGCACCGTTAGTTTAGTTACAGCCCAGGTGGATACCGGTGCAACGGGTCGGGGCGGCGATTTGACGATCATGACGCCCCTACTCCAGGTGCGAGACGGTGCCCAAATTTCCGCCAGCACGGAGGGCGAAGGCGATGCCGGGAACTTGTTGGTGGCCGCTGATACGGTGGAACTAACGGGGAAAAATTCGACGGGCTTTGCGCCCAGTGCTTTGTTGGCACGAGTGGAGACCGGGGCGACGGGGGAGGGGGGCAATTTGGCTGTGGTCGGCGATCGCCTGCGGTTAACGGGGGGTGCCCAGATTGGGGTGGACACCTTTGGCGAGGGCAATGGGGGGAATCTGGCGATTCTGGCGCAGCAAGCGATCGACCTCGCGGACAGTTCCCTGATCACGGCCTCGGTGCAGGCCGATGCGCTGGGGGATGCGGGTAATCTCAGTGTCGAGACCGATCGCCTCACCCTCAATAGCGGTGCCCAGATTCTGGCGGCCACCTTTGGCTTTGGCAATGCCGGTAATGTTGAGGTCGAGGCGCGGGACCACATTCGGCTGGTCGGCCAGTCTCCTAATGGTTTCCCGACGGGGCTGTTTGCCACGGTTGAGCCGAGCGGTTTTGGCACAGCGGGTAGCCTGACGGCGAGGACGGGTATCCTGCGGGTTGAAGACGGTGCTCAGATTTCGGTTAGTGATACGTCTGGGTTTAGCAGTGCTGGGGATTTGCGCATTACGGCAGACTCGATTCGGTTGAACCGGAATGCCAGCCTGCGGGCCGAGACCAGTACCGGTAGCCAGGGGAATATCACCCTCCAGGCCCAGGATATCCAACTGCGCCGCCATAGCAACATCACGACCAATGCGATCGGGACGGCAACGGGGGGCAATATCACGATCGCTACGGGGGTCCTGGCCGCCCTGGAAAACAGTGATATCACCGCCAACGCTCAGGAAAGTTTTGGTGGACGGGTGATCATCAATGCCCAGGGGATTTTGGGGACTGAGTTTAGAACCCAGGCCACGCCGACGAGCGATATTACGGCCACATCGGAATTGGGGCCAGCCTTCAGTGGCATTGTTGAGATCCAAACCCCTGAGATTGACCCCAGTCAGGGATTGGTGGAGTTACCGGAAAATGTGGTTGATCCGGCGGCGTTGATTGCGGCCAATGCCTGTGTGCAAGGTCAGGACAGTGAATTTGTGATCACGGGCCGAGGTGGGTTGCCGCCCACGCCCCAGGAACTGCTGGCCCAAGGAGAAGCGCCGCTCACCTGGATTGAGCCAGTGACCCCGCGTTCGCACCGCGTCTCCCCAGGCGAATCGACCCCCAGGCATCGGGCAGAATTATCAACACCCAGGCATGAAGACACGAAGATACGGAGGACGGAGCGTCCGGCGATCGTACCGGCCCAGGGTTGGGTCGTCACCGATCGCGGCGAAATCCTCCTTGTCGCCAACCAGCGGGATATCAACATCCCAACTCCCATCACCCCACCGGCTGCCCATCGGCTTGCCCCCCAATCCGCCGCCTGTCCCCCACCCCGTTGA
- a CDS encoding PIN domain-containing protein: MPNLPSICLLFDTTALLAGKTRDWQDYAKLGTCYLPQVVLDEMAFLCDRAVEPAQELTAREFRRFHRHSGWQVTTATARHPQLEGSSSGRELSKKARLLLATAESAYGLSQTLPDCLVVVVSNDQNLRRRVDHLKAPNLCAIPVASLVQWVRSHQRPANVVQKLQGMLQTEAVQAGMLNLSTPKTPLPEAQTPGQLLTDRQGRSHRTATQPRRHPRKGGVAPVVNPANLKQRLTPRQPGVLSQVLSFTTALTSTVVALVLIWALIQPSSFQRTWRQFGLPPLPGQSTNR, encoded by the coding sequence ATGCCAAATTTGCCATCCATTTGTTTACTGTTTGATACCACGGCCCTCCTAGCGGGGAAAACCCGTGACTGGCAAGACTATGCCAAACTGGGGACCTGCTATCTGCCCCAGGTGGTGTTGGACGAAATGGCCTTCTTGTGCGATCGGGCGGTAGAACCAGCCCAGGAACTGACGGCCCGCGAGTTTCGCCGCTTTCATCGCCACAGTGGGTGGCAGGTGACCACAGCTACGGCCAGGCATCCCCAACTAGAGGGATCCAGTAGTGGGCGCGAGTTGAGTAAAAAAGCCCGGCTCCTGCTTGCCACAGCGGAGTCGGCCTATGGGCTATCCCAAACGCTGCCGGATTGTCTGGTGGTGGTGGTCTCCAATGATCAAAATCTGCGGCGGCGGGTGGATCATCTCAAAGCCCCTAATCTGTGTGCGATTCCTGTGGCCAGCCTGGTACAGTGGGTGCGATCGCACCAACGGCCTGCTAATGTGGTGCAAAAGCTTCAGGGAATGCTACAAACAGAAGCTGTGCAGGCGGGGATGTTGAACCTGAGCACACCCAAAACCCCCCTCCCGGAGGCTCAGACGCCAGGACAGTTGCTGACCGATCGCCAGGGACGCAGCCACAGGACAGCTACCCAACCCCGGCGGCATCCCCGCAAAGGGGGAGTTGCTCCCGTCGTTAATCCGGCCAACCTCAAGCAGCGCCTCACGCCCCGCCAGCCCGGCGTTCTCTCGCAGGTTCTCTCTTTTACTACTGCCCTCACCAGTACGGTGGTGGCCCTAGTTTTGATATGGGCCTTGATCCAACCGAGTAGCTTTCAGCGAACGTGGCGACAGTTTGGCCTCCCGCCACTGCCTGGTCAGTCGACTAACCGTTAG
- a CDS encoding DUF790 family protein: MLPSELLLHRYVGETIVPKRVPLDGKHRAIAQAIIDCCQQYQGKSQGDLDRQLAALEGHSPNYRFQRGLVHLLKSGFCTFEVISPVDPAVLRQRVFTLAAETAPSPQQTLTILGNLATTLSHELGQEVRVEQLRAGLYADLPENRILTAFEPPTADALLHRYNLSQVQGIFYRATQVTINAHRNDPGEYKLLFRYLKLFQLMAYIEGDADHGFTITIDGPTSLFKPSTRYGLAIAKLLPALLHVSKWSLHATLQMRDAYSQRPRTGRFSLSSDCGLVSHYPAGKPYDSLLEAAFVDRWQQLKTDWRLEREVDLIPIPGSVMIPDFRLVHPDGRTALLEIVGYWRSEYLRKKLAQVRQVGDIPLILAISERLNLEKAGINPQQIPVPTVWFKDKLQPKAVLTALENAVWHNPSQANLT, from the coding sequence ATGCTGCCTTCGGAGTTATTGCTGCATCGCTATGTGGGGGAAACGATCGTCCCCAAACGGGTGCCGCTGGATGGGAAACATCGGGCGATCGCCCAAGCCATTATTGATTGTTGCCAACAATACCAGGGCAAATCCCAGGGGGATCTCGATCGTCAACTGGCTGCATTGGAAGGCCATAGTCCCAACTACCGCTTTCAGCGGGGGCTAGTCCATCTGCTCAAATCCGGGTTTTGTACGTTTGAGGTTATCAGTCCCGTTGATCCGGCTGTACTACGCCAACGGGTGTTTACGTTGGCGGCTGAGACAGCACCCAGTCCGCAGCAGACACTGACCATCCTGGGTAACCTGGCCACCACCCTCAGCCATGAATTGGGGCAAGAGGTGCGGGTGGAGCAACTTCGGGCGGGGTTGTATGCCGATTTACCGGAAAATCGGATTTTGACGGCCTTTGAGCCGCCCACTGCCGATGCGCTTCTCCATCGGTATAACCTCTCCCAGGTGCAGGGTATTTTCTATCGGGCTACCCAGGTCACCATCAATGCTCACCGCAATGATCCGGGCGAATATAAACTCCTGTTTCGCTACCTCAAACTGTTTCAACTGATGGCCTATATTGAAGGCGATGCGGATCACGGCTTTACGATCACGATCGATGGTCCTACGAGTTTATTTAAACCCAGTACCCGGTATGGGTTAGCGATCGCCAAACTGCTCCCGGCCCTGCTCCACGTCAGCAAATGGAGCCTCCATGCCACTTTGCAAATGCGGGATGCCTATAGCCAGCGGCCCCGTACCGGACGCTTTAGCCTGAGTTCCGATTGCGGCTTGGTCAGCCACTACCCTGCCGGTAAACCCTATGACAGTCTGCTCGAAGCCGCATTTGTCGATCGTTGGCAGCAATTAAAAACGGATTGGCGACTGGAGCGGGAGGTGGATTTAATCCCGATTCCAGGGAGTGTTATGATTCCCGACTTTCGCCTAGTGCATCCTGACGGGCGCACGGCGCTGCTCGAAATCGTAGGTTACTGGCGATCGGAATATCTACGCAAAAAGCTTGCCCAGGTCCGGCAAGTGGGGGACATTCCTTTGATCCTAGCCATCTCCGAACGTCTTAACCTGGAAAAAGCGGGCATCAATCCCCAGCAGATTCCCGTACCCACAGTGTGGTTTAAGGATAAATTGCAGCCCAAAGCAGTGTTGACAGCCCTGGAAAACGCAGTCTGGCACAACCCATCTCAAGCTAATCTCACTTAA
- a CDS encoding calcium-binding protein: MRILFTIPHYFNPDGGRHGSRRKHPKPRLQALSLNLAALHQLFSQSQVMIDVSQRVAHPVNPIHAGDIDIVICTTPNHHLLDQLSLPDYFSYHHHPKKVNPFLLGFECQAVLRDCLGQYDYYCFLEDDLILHDPWFFIKLDWFTQQVGPLSLLQPNRYEISVETRVAKAYIDGNLSPEVTAPFQNVQEMPQVQASFLGMPMTFERALNPHAGCYFLNQAQMAHWVKQPHFLDRNTQFIGPLESAATLGIMKTFRVYKPIAQQASFLEIQHFGKGFIGLIGSEITLATSPQTTL; this comes from the coding sequence GTGCGTATCTTATTCACGATTCCCCATTACTTCAATCCAGACGGCGGTCGCCACGGCTCACGCCGGAAACATCCCAAACCCCGCTTGCAAGCACTCAGCTTAAACCTAGCTGCCCTACATCAGCTATTTAGCCAATCCCAGGTGATGATTGACGTGAGCCAGCGGGTAGCCCATCCGGTCAATCCAATTCATGCTGGGGATATCGACATTGTGATTTGCACAACTCCCAATCACCACTTATTGGATCAGTTATCCCTACCCGACTATTTCTCCTATCATCATCACCCCAAAAAAGTCAATCCATTCTTATTAGGATTTGAGTGTCAAGCAGTACTGCGAGACTGCCTAGGTCAGTATGACTATTACTGTTTTCTGGAAGATGATCTGATTCTCCATGATCCCTGGTTTTTTATCAAACTAGATTGGTTTACTCAACAGGTAGGTCCCCTCAGCCTTCTTCAACCTAATCGCTATGAAATCTCGGTTGAAACTCGTGTTGCCAAAGCTTACATTGATGGTAACCTCTCACCAGAGGTAACGGCTCCGTTCCAAAATGTTCAGGAAATGCCGCAAGTCCAGGCTTCCTTCCTCGGTATGCCCATGACATTTGAGCGGGCACTGAACCCCCACGCTGGCTGTTATTTCCTCAATCAGGCCCAAATGGCGCATTGGGTCAAGCAACCCCACTTCCTCGATCGCAATACCCAGTTTATCGGTCCATTGGAAAGTGCTGCTACCCTGGGAATCATGAAAACATTTCGGGTTTATAAACCCATTGCTCAACAGGCGAGTTTTCTGGAAATTCAACACTTTGGTAAGGGATTTATCGGCCTTATTGGCTCCGAAATCACACTGGCAACCTCACCCCAAACGACTCTTTAG
- a CDS encoding GvpL/GvpF family gas vesicle protein: MYVYALLRADAEPIVLPPGWQAPLVVIKVGALAAIAEPGLTADGLPTAEAPLIQAVLHHDRVVCEIFEQTTVLPLRFGCCFVSEASLRQYLQTQAALHLQQLDALTGLAEYTIKLKPITPPVNEPELPSTIGGRQYFLAKKQRYQTLQQQQAQQQGERQALLSAIGQTFPYVLPDTEAEAVHTVHILASRTPSDWQAIWQTWQDQCPHWQLSYEGPLPPYHFAPGGRRDLGMRIEQ; this comes from the coding sequence ATGTATGTCTACGCCTTGCTACGGGCTGATGCTGAGCCGATCGTGCTGCCGCCAGGATGGCAAGCTCCACTGGTTGTGATCAAGGTGGGTGCATTGGCTGCGATCGCGGAACCAGGATTGACCGCAGATGGATTGCCAACAGCAGAAGCACCGTTAATCCAAGCGGTTTTGCACCACGATCGCGTGGTGTGTGAGATCTTTGAGCAGACCACCGTATTACCCCTGCGGTTTGGATGCTGCTTTGTTTCGGAAGCCAGTTTACGGCAGTATTTACAGACACAAGCTGCTTTGCATTTACAGCAACTGGATGCTCTAACCGGTCTGGCCGAATATACGATTAAACTTAAGCCGATAACACCTCCAGTCAACGAACCAGAGCTACCATCAACGATCGGCGGTCGTCAATATTTTCTGGCCAAAAAGCAGCGATATCAAACCTTGCAACAACAGCAGGCGCAGCAGCAGGGTGAACGGCAGGCCCTATTGAGCGCGATCGGGCAAACGTTTCCTTACGTCCTTCCCGATACCGAGGCAGAGGCAGTCCACACCGTACACATCCTGGCCAGTCGTACCCCATCCGATTGGCAAGCAATCTGGCAAACCTGGCAGGATCAGTGCCCCCATTGGCAGCTAAGCTATGAAGGGCCGTTGCCACCCTATCATTTCGCCCCTGGTGGGAGAAGGGATTTAGGAATGAGGATAGAGCAGTGA